In Dromaius novaehollandiae isolate bDroNov1 unplaced genomic scaffold, bDroNov1.hap1 HAP1_SCAFFOLD_37, whole genome shotgun sequence, the following proteins share a genomic window:
- the LOC112978743 gene encoding olfactory receptor 14A16-like — protein sequence MSNSSFLNDFLLLAFMDTRELQLLHFSLFLGIYLAALLGNGLIITAVACDHHLHTPMYFFLINLSFLDLGSISTTLPKFMANSLWDTRAISYLGCAAQVFFVVFFILGEYYLLTVMAYDRLVAICKPLHYRTLMDSRACVKMAAAAWASGFLNALLHTANTFSIPLCQGNTVDQFFCEIPQILKLSCSDAYLRADRLIVITDCLSSGCFIFIVLSYMQIFTVVLRIPSEQGHHKAFSMCLPHLAVVSLFVSTALFASLKPPSISSPALDLVVSVLYSVVPPAVNPLIYSMRNKELKEALRKLVQWVQCQHQ from the coding sequence atgtccaacagcagcttcctcaatGACTTCCTTCTCCTGGCATTCATGgacacgcgggagctgcagctcctgcacttctcgctcttcctgggcatctacctggctgccctcctgggcaacggcctcatcatcacagctgtagcctgcgaccaccatctccacacccccatgtacttcttcctcatcaacctctccttcctcgaccttggctccatctccaccactctccccaaattcatggccaattccctgtgggacaccagggccatttcctacttgggatgtgctgcccaggtcttttttgttgtctttttcatcTTGGGTGAGTATTACCTTCTCACTGTAATGGCCTATGACCGccttgttgccatctgcaaacccctgcactacaggaccctcatggacagcagagcttgtgtcaaaatggcagcagctgcctgggccagtgggtttctgaatgctctcctgcacactgctaacacattttccataccactctgccaaggcaacacagtggaccagttcttctgtgaaatcccccagatcctcaagctctcctgctcggATGCCTACCTCAGGGCAGACAGGCTTATTGTGATTACTGACTGTTTAAGCtctgggtgtttcattttcattgtgctgtcctacatgcagatcttcacagtcgtgctgaggatcccctctgagcagggccaccacaaagccttttccatgtgcctcccgcacctggctgtggtctccctgtttgtcagcactgcactgtttgcctccctgaagcccccctccatctcctccccagctctggatctggtggtgtctgttctgtactcggtggtgcctccagcagtgaaccccctcatctacagcatgaggaacaaggagctcaaggaggcactgaggaaactggttcaatgggtccaatgtcagcaccaataa